TACCTGTCtccccagccaggaattccaaCAGCCTGGATGATGTAGATTGCTATTTGGCAgaagaagatgaaaaagaagacaaagaagcTGAAGGAGCTGTCAGACCTGCAGGAGAGAGGAGTGAAACCTGTGATCCTTGCACTAAGAGGAGAGGAACAGCTTCAGTGAACTCCTTTCtgcagggaagagctgctgagGGGAGGAATTTGGGCACCTAAATGTGTCCATCTGCCCAGAGCAAGATGGGGTGAAGGCAGCTCCCTCCACAAACACAGTGTGCTCCACATCAGTGTACCAAACAGTGTCTTAGAAATTATTAAAGTGAATAAAACATGAATTCAAAGTGTCCTCTGTCTGCCTGGGCTTGGATTTCAGGATGAAAAAGGATCACCATAATTAAGTTCTATCAGACAGATCTAATATGTTTAGCAACACAGTGCTCTGGGTTTATCTAATGATGcaaagagctggaaaaatccTGAGGGCAAAACACGATGGGAGCAGATAAACCCAAAGCTCCTCCCACTAAGAGATACATCCCTGTTACAGACAAAACCAACCCAGCACTTGCCTGAAAGCCTTGTAAATTGGTCGGTACCAACAGAGAAAGGCACAAGGGGTGAATAAAATTAACCACAGGATGGAGAGCCCAAAGTCCACTCCTCTGCTGTTGTCCACTGTGAACCACGCCAGGCAAGCCAGCAGGTTTAGGAGCAGGGTGATGGAATGCACTGTTTGGGgtgggagagagagaaaaacaacatcAGCAAGCTCTTGGAAACTCCAAAGCACCCTCAATGCCTCAGTGAAcacagggggagctgcagaAATTAAGGTGACTTTGGGCCATCTAATTTCCCTGCCTCCCTTGGAAGGGAAACAGAGCTTGACCTAAGAAGCTCATCTgatcctgctgctcacagccaaATCTTAAATAGGTGCTCAAGCCTCcattaaacaattaaaattttGTCATGAATGAGCTATTCCCAAAGCATAAACTCGAGGTTCTTCATAAGAAAGGAGGGAAACCTGATTTGAGCCTTGCAGGCAACACCAACAGCATTTACTGCGTGACAGAGCTCAGCTTTTCACACAGAACCTCCTCCAAAAGAATTCTGACTGCAGGTGAGGCCATTACTTACACATCCACAAGTAATAGAGCATCTTGCATATCCTCTGGTAGTCAGCTGGGATGTCTGCAGAGAAGTCCTGGTAGAAGCAGGGCTTGATGGGACACCTCTTGGGGAGAGGAGGCCAGTTGTTCTGCCTCGCtgtgggaggaagggagggaggaaggaaggagcagcttTTCACTTGCTCTTCTCTCATTCAAAGGCTAATCCCACCCCAGAATTTCCAAGCAGTTGTTCAGCAATTGTTTAATTCATGCATTAAAaccctgccagagcccaggggctgggcagcacagcagggatgggataaactcctggcacagcagctgtgtgcagggGTTTTCCTTGGAGGAAGGCAGAATTCCCTGCACTGGCCAAAGGGCCATCACAGCCACCATCACTCAGCCCTGCAAGCCCAGATTCAGCCACTTCACACCAAGATTAGGGGGAAAATACTGGATCCTGTGGTTAAAAGAGCATTGAGGCTGAGGAGAAGAGCTTTGCTGCCCTCAGTGAGAAGCCTCAGCGTGGCAGAGTCACTCACCAGCTCTGACACAGGCACAGATCAATGCTTGAGAGCTTTTGGTGGTGAAATGCAGCTGCTTGAGGGCAGGGACCCACCAGAACTGGCCTCCAGCATCCCACCTTCCCATCTTGGAAGCTGTGGGATGCCAGGCATGTCCCAGAAGGGCTGCCACGGGGAATTATCCTGAAATCCTGGCAAACCAagggagccaggctgccctgggcaggagtCAGTACTCACGGTCGATGCTGGCTGcgtggctctgcagctccctttccttcttctccagctctgctgccttcctctctagctctgcctgctgctggagcagccctgcctgtgctgctgcagccacggCCTGGGGAGGGCACAAACAGCAGAGAggtcagccctgccctgcctggggctgtggtggcacctgggtGCCAGGCGGGGAAGGAAACAGGGCACAGGGTGACATGAAAGCTCAGCCTCTGACACCTTGGGCACAGGGTGACATGAAAGCTCAGCCCCTGACACCTTGGGCACAGGGTGACATGAAAGCTCAGCCCCTGACACCTTGGGCACAGGGTGACATGAAAGCTCAGCCCCTGACATCTTGGGCACAGGGTGACATGAAAGCTCAGGCCCTGACACCTTGGGCACAGGGCGACATGAAAGCTCAGCCTCACACATCTTGGACACAAGGGTAACATGAAAGCTCAGCCTGTGATATCTTGATTCTGCCACTGGAGGACAAAATCAAGTTATCCTACAGGAAGTtagggctggcaggaggagctTACCCACAGCTTCTTCTACCTCACACTTATCTCACTGCTCTGAGCTCATCACTACAGAGTGGTGAGCAGGGCTCCTGGGCTTACCACGAcaattcccttcccagctgcctACCACATGTCTTAAGGATCTCTTCTACCTGTTTTATATTCTGAGAAATTATTCTTTCTCCCAGTTCTTTGGATGAGGTGGTGCTGGTGGCCAGGTACTTGCATTTGTTCTCCTGGCACTGAGCATGTCTGACCAGACACCAGAACTAAGCTAAAAGCATTAGCAGGATTCATTCCAGGATTTCCAGAGGGAAGCCAGAGCCAACAGGACACAAGGCAAAGCAAGCTCTGCCAccagagggacagggaaggaGATAGAAGAACTCCACGTGTGTATTCCCTACAAAGATCTGCCTCGGAAATACACGTTGAAAATCCCACCTGCAgcttcccagtgcccagcccagggaatgctgtgctcccagaggccctgggagctggaggaggctgggagggcagcagggaggggctgtACCTGTGGTGTGGGCTCCACAGATGTCTGCAGCACAGCCGGCTGCGAGGGCTGCGTCGCCGGCGTCGTCCGCGCTGCATTTGTCTGGGAGAGATCAGGAaaaacagggcaggagaaacACAAAGGGCTCTGGGTGAATtgtttaaagcaaaataaaatctaaCTAATCTCCCCTTCCTGTCCTCCTTCTCCCACCTGGctcgtggcagcagccagggaataAGGGTGAGGCTCTCCCAGCCATTCCTCagtggccagcacagctcagctcacagCCCAAAGAGCAAATAAATGCTGCAGCGCCCTGCCACAAACCATCTTCCCCTTCACACTTCATGGGGCTTCCCTGGGAGCCAgcaggcagctggagaggagctgttCCATGCCAGTGAGCTGGGAGCTCATTACTGCTCCAGTGCAGGAGCAATTTCCCTCTCCTGCACACCATGAGCCACATCCACGGGGAAATCCAGAGTTGTGCTGTGATGGCCTCAGTGAGGGGagggaatgatgcatctgactccatcgATATTAGAAGGTTAATTAATTGCTTTATTATACTACATTATTCTATACATCTAAAACTGGATCTGCCCAGCACTcactctgcacacactgcttaCCTTGCCCTGAATCTCATGACTGTCACTcaacagtcctgacacacacacacactcttggccctgacaggccaaggaaacaaaacaccatcactttaGGTAAAAAAGCTCTATGCTGTattctacttttgcacaaacacaggcagagcaaatgataagaattgtggtttctttctctgaggCTCATAGAATGTGAaccccagaaatattcttgggaagaattgtgccttgcttttctctgcgaagagaaatgtggggctaCAGAAACCAGCTGTGAATTCCTCTATTTTTTAAGCTGCACCTATCAAGGGACCTTCTACAGCACTAAAAGCACCAccaggcacacagagcacaaggaCACGTGGCACTTACCCGCTGGGAGCTCTCAGAAAAGGGGTTGAACTCATCCAAGCCACTTTGGCTGGTGTTTGTGAGCTGTGTCACCGAGGGGTCCTGCAGGGAGAGAGCACAAGGAGAAATCAGCACTGGATATGGGCTATCACCACTGACAGCACTGAATTGTTCAGTTTGGTAAAAGGCCTTTAAGAACAGCAAGTCCATCTCATCCATGCTGCCTGCTTTCCATCTGCTTGTTAGCTGGGAATTTGAGGGGGTGAAACACATCCCTGCCACAGGGAGACGGCCCTGGCTGGCATGGAATTTAAATATCCAAGGAGATGACTACCAGCAAGGCAAGACTTGTCAGCAGAAATAATCTCCTGTTCAGCCAAGAGGGATGTCTGAACAACCACAACACAGGAATACTTTGTGCAGGTTACTTCTGCTAACCTACAATGAGAGATTCCTAATTTCCAGGGATTTGGATTCATCCACCCATGGTCAGGATGTTGCTGGGACTCACAAAGCAAGCATGGAGCCACACAAAATGAGATTTTAGACACAGCTGATCCTGGCTGAGAGATGCTGGCAAGCTAAAATGCCACTGATTGCTCTGAATAAGTGAAACACTCAGGAAAATTGAGCTGGAGGTGTGACACCAATTATTTTAGGAGGTTTTAATGCTGATGGCATAACAGCTCTCACTTCCACTCACAGCACCTCCCACTCGTCTTTTAAACATCCTCTGATGTTTAAAAACAGGCTCTCTGCACCTCACACACCTCCCTCCCCTCACCTGCAGGGTTTTTACGCAGCTGCTTTTTATCTCCTCTTTTCCACCTACTCCTCTGCATGCAGAGGTTCCTCTTGGGCAGCCAGGTGCTGCCCTCTGGAGCACTCCTCCTCCCCTTATCCCAGCAACGAGGCCCTTTAGGAACTCGGAAATCCTCCTGGCCTGGCAACCTGAGAGCTGGGAGTGGCTCAGAAAATTAAAACGTggcttctcctccctccctcagcacctcGTGTGTCCAGACCAGCCCTTCTAATTTGGTGCTCCATGGGGGGAGAAGGAACCGAGGCTGCTCCGGGGTGTGCGGGGCTGGTGGAGCTGGGGCACAGAGGAAAATCCCTCTGGAGCCATTCCcaggtgtgaaaaatgcatattttatgagtgtttttttgaaaatattaaaattaatattgtatgtgctgtgttagaaagttatgctgcattaattttcttaagcagacgttaaaatagaaactatgctatgtaagatactttttttaaagaaaggatgcccagtgagacagcagccacaggacacctaaatctttcagagaaagagaatttattgccctcttatcagaagaaacaaatttcttcctgccttgcccttgcccagccctgagatgctgtcaggattaaggggaagaagctgacactgaccagacagaattctgtgtttgaatggaattcatgcatcatgtatgaggtgcatgaatatgcaacaggctgttgtttttaagggttaatcctgttaatgtgtgtcctttttcaggcttacgCTGCCCAGAAAAATGACTATCCacaactctttgtttctattgtctcatattgtcctaattcaaattgtctaaattattattactcttattatattgctatttttataaccatttaaTTACtatgaaacttttaaaattttaaaaagaagcgACTGGCGTTTTTCACACGGGGCTCTAGCGCAGcctggtgctgggcaggagcacagggagcagttAATGAGTaacagcagagctcctgcagggcaggcacTCCCACCACCAACAGGTCACACTCGTTTGTGAATCACCTCTCATTCTCTCCAACGCTGCTCAGGGAAGTTCAGCTCCCCGGCGAGGAAAGGCTGCAACAAgtgggaagaagcagcagggctgccatgCTGGAgataaaaattgcttttatttcattccTGACTCCTCTGGAAGCTTCAGCTGTGCAGAGATAAGGGCTGTCAGCACAAGTTTATACTTCCCCTCACgcatggcagtgctgcccatcAGCACAAACCCTTTAGTCCAGACTAAAGTCCAGCAGAAAACAACTGCACAAGGAAGGGAAACTCCCTTCAAGGTGTGGGAAGTGGAATGTGAGAGCTGCATAACCCTCCAGAGAGCCTGGGTGGGCAGGCTGGCAACAAGGAAAAATGCTATGGTACCACTGTAAAACACAAATTTTACTTCCCTTGGCTTATCTGCACCCAAAAAAAAGCTGGAGGCTCCtcaagggcagggagagcaccACCACAGTTTGATTCCCAAGGTAGACAAGCTCTCATCTTGCTGCACAGCTTTCAAACAAAATCACTTAATTAGGCTGTGAGGCCAAggcccagcagctgggctgaaCTTGCCTGCTATTGTGCAAGCGTGCCTAAAATAGGAACCCAAAGAGCAGAGAATCTGCAACAAAGCTGAAGTGTTTGGACACgtgcctggggagggcaggaaggagagcagagggtgaagcacaggcagcagctcctgtgagcctggagcaggcagtgagGGATGAGAGAGCACCAGGAATGCCGAgaccagccaggagctgcccacaAACTTGGTGTTTTACAGCTGTTTTCTGCCAGCTAGCAGCAAAAGGCAGCTGAGCCTCTCAGAACAAGCCTTGGAAAGGATCAGGAGACAGGGATTTAATTCAGAACCTCTTGGAGCCACAATAGAGGTGTCCAGCCACAAAGCTCGTGCTCACAGATCAACAATTGGCTGGGCCTGCAGGGTGCCATGGGCAGATCCCATGTGCTGCCCTTCCAACCATCACTTCTTGAGTGCCAGGGATGTGTGATGCTGTTTCTCATGGCTTCAGGTGCCCACAGCACAGAATAACTCCACATCTGGACCAAACTGCACTGCCAGGAAtattaaaacaattttcaaaCGCAGCTTTAATGCAAATACAAAGTTGCTGTCGTGCTGCTGAAAGGTTTGGGCACAACAGGTTTGTGCAAggaattctatttttttttttcttttctttctcttcccacagattaaagaaacaaaatgagaggCCTCTCTAGATGAGATCAAGGAAAAAGAGCTCAACCTAGAATCACCTGGAACTTAACACAGTTGTCAAAATATCACAGTATTGCCCCAAATATAACCAGTCCTGCAGACTGAGGGTGCCGCCACTGCCTGGGAGATGCACTGAGAGAAATCTTGAGGATTTTGTTTTTGATATCTCTGGAAAGGATGGAACTTTCCAGCTCTGTCTGAAGCTGGAATCAAAGTTTTGAAGGCAGCTGCCACTTGCAGCAGCAGGTTACTAGATAAAGGAAGGAAGTTAATCATCTCTCATTAACTGGTTACAATAAGTAACAGAGCAGCCAGAGATATTTTTAACAGGACCAAAGCAGCTTATTTTACACAAAGCTTGGAGAACATCATGAAACAGAGCCTCCTGAAAAGGCAGAAAGCTCAGGATTTGAGGAGGATGAAGCACTgaactgggagctgcagcaggagagatcCACGGGCTGGGACACTGTCAGTGGgacactgtcactgtcaccccagcacagagccagtaCCTGGagccagcccctggcagggaaCAGGCTGTCCCACAGGCTGGGATTCCATTTCAAACCTGACCAAGGAggctccaggaagcagcagtcAAAAATTCCTCTCAACCAGCAGCTGGGGACTGGGgaatttttcttggaaaaatcaaaaaaaaaaaaaggtaagacAAAAACTTGCAGTCCCAAGAGGAGGGTACAGAAGCTTCCACAAGGATCAGAGGAGCTGCAAAGAGCTCTCACAGAGGAATCCACCGTGGGACATGTGTCAATCCTTGTTAAGTGAGCCTGACGTGGGAGTTACTGCCTGGAAATCACCTTCAACCTTTTCTTGTTTGATCAGTGAATAAAGagtgagcacagccctgttcTGCCAGATACCAGCACAGCTTTAATGTGCACAAAGCAGCTGAAGAGAGAtgacaagaaagatggagacagactttttacaagggcccAAAGTGACAGGAGAACAGAGAATGGCTTCAGACTGACAGAGattagactggatattaggaaattcttccctgtgaaggtggggaggccctggtacaaggtgcccagagaagctttggctatccctggaaatgttccaggccaggctggacgaggcttggagcagcctgggacagtggaagtgtccctgcccatgcgGAGGATGGGACTGAATGAGCTTTAAtttcccttctaacccaaaccactctgtgattctaggAATATTTACTTCCTCAAAGCCAAAGCAACAAATCCCACGTCCATGAACAGCAATATATTCCATCCCCCAGAGTGAACACCAGAGGAACACAATCATCCCAACTCTTCCCACTCCTGAGCGTCACGGGACTGTGTCAAAATGAAAGcgaggaagaagagaaagaactTTTTCTCTC
The Melospiza georgiana isolate bMelGeo1 chromosome 13, bMelGeo1.pri, whole genome shotgun sequence genome window above contains:
- the SCAMP2 gene encoding secretory carrier-associated membrane protein 2, producing MSGFDTNPFADPVDINPFQDPSVTQLTNTSQSGLDEFNPFSESSQRTNAARTTPATQPSQPAVLQTSVEPTPQAVAAAAQAGLLQQQAELERKAAELEKKERELQSHAASIDPRQNNWPPLPKRCPIKPCFYQDFSADIPADYQRICKMLYYLWMLHSITLLLNLLACLAWFTVDNSRGVDFGLSILWLILFTPCAFLCWYRPIYKAFRSDSSFSFFVFFFIFFCQIAIYIIQAVGIPGWGDSGWIAALSEVHGNVAVVVIMMVVAAFFTLCAVLSLFLLKQVHSLYRRTGASFQRAQEEFSQGILTNRSFQNAAAGAASSAAQSAFRGN